DNA sequence from the Paenibacillus azoreducens genome:
AAAGAAGCAAGCAATCTGCTTCGCTAATTTTTTTATGTGATCCTGTGCCTTCTTCGTCCCCACTTGATCTTTGGGCTAAGCACATTGATAACCATAACCAGGATCAGCACGATTCCCCATATGAAATCCTTGAAGAAATTACCGACATGCAGGGCATTCAGGCCGCTCGAGAGGAATTGCAGGGTCAGAACGGCCATGACAATTCCTGCGATTTTGCCGAAGCCGCCGTTTGGGTTCACCCCGCCCATGACCGCAATGAGAATAGCTTGAAGAATGTAGGAGGTTCCGTAATCGGCTTTGGCCGAATTCGTATGCGCGATGATCACTAGTCCGGCGATCGCTGCCAATAAACCGCTGATAGCATAAGTTTTAAGCAATACGTTAGTGTTGTTGATGCCGCTGTAGCGGGAAGCGGTCCGGTTGGTGCCAAGCAGCTGCAGCTTGATGCCGTATGGTCTGCGGTTAAGCAGGATATACATCAAGGCGATGCAAACGGCAAAAAGGATGAGCGGCACCGGGATGCCCGCCAAACTGCCATTGCCTATGCCGGAGAACGCTGCAGGCAGACCGGTAATTGCCTGGCCTTTGGTAAGCACGACCGCCAGCCCCATATACAGCTGCATGCTGCCAAGCGTGACCAAGATCGGGGGGATTCCGATTTTGCCAACCGCAAATCCGTTCAGCAGGCCGCAAATCATTCCGGTAACCATGGAAACGATGACAGCCAGCATCGTCCATAGAATGCTGATCCCGGCAGAAGCATCCGGCGGTATAAACTTGACCATCACCATCGCCGCTAAAATGGAGGTCAAATTGGCCGTGCCCACGATGGAAAGGTCGATGCCGCCGGAAATCATCGTCAGCATCATGGCTAATGCAAGAATGCCGATCTCCGGAAACTGAAAAGCCATCGAGCTGAAGCTGTCAATGGATAGAAACGTATGCGGGCTGAGAATCGACATCATGATAAAGACAAAAACCATGATGATAAACAGACGCGTCAAATTTCCATCCGATTTCAGAAATCGGCTGAATGAGAAAGAGAGATCATGATGGGACAAATCGGGCTCCGTACGCTTTAAGGCGTTGTTGGACATAAAATACCTCCTTCAAAGACAATCCTCAGATAAGGATTGACGTTTGTTTGGCTGTTGACCGTTTCATTTGAAATGCCGCAATCGCGGTGCCGACAAGAATCAGGGCGCCGATGACAAAACGCTGCCAATACGAAGGTATACCGATCAGGATCAAGCTGTTTTGGATCGTTACAATCAGCAGCAATCCAAGCAGCGCACCCAGCACCGTGCCGTGACCTCCTGTAATGCGCACCCCGCCGAGCACGACGGCTGCAATGATCAACAGCTCGCTCCCCAGCAGATCGACCGGATTGGAACTGCGCATCATCGTCGTTTGAATCATGCCGGCGATCCCGGAGAGCAGCCCCACGAATCCGTAGACAAAACATTGCAGAAACGGAAGTGAAAATCCGATGCGTTCGGCGGAAACCGGATCGCCCCCAAGCGCGTAGATGCCGCGTCCAATCATCGTATATTTCATCATAACGGCGACCAGAATGACAACCGCCACTGTAATGAGTACGGACATAGGCAGTCCAATCACAATACCGTCGCTATCGGTGAACTTGATAAACTGCATTTTCCCGAATTCTTCTAGCGGTTTGGGCAAATTGCTGATTTGACGGCTGCCAACGAAGGTTAACAGAAAACCGCTGAAAATCGAGGACGTCCCTAATGTCACAATCAAAGTGGGCAGCTTAAAAAAGGCAATGAGCAGCCCATTGATCAGACCGAGGCATAAACCGATCAAACCTGCCAAAATGAACGGAACCACAACAGGCCCCTCAAAATGCAGCAGCATTAGTATTTTCGTAGCCGTAAACATGCTGAATGTGGCAATGGCGGGAAAAGATACGTCAATGCCGCCTGAAATGATCACCATCATCGTACAAATGACAAAGATGCCTGGCACGATACTGCTTCTAATCAGATCGAACATGTTGGCAGAGCTGAAAAATGCGCCATTTTGAGAGCCAATGACGGTAAATAAAATCAAAATGATGATCGCAACATAAAACTCAGTGGTCTTGAATCTTTTTCTCATGCGGTGTTCCCCCTGTCATGGTCTGGCCCAGGATTCGTACTGCCTGATTCGGAATCTGCCTTGTCATGCATTTCAGCCCATTTCTCTTGCGTGAAAGACCTTCCTTCCGCCTCGCCGACGAGCCGGCCCCGTTTCATCACCAGCACGCGGCTGCAATTTTGTTTGAGTTCGGGCAGGTCATCAGAGATCATCAGGACACCAATGCCTTCCTGGGCCAGTTCCCGAATGACCTGGTGAATATCCTCCTTGGAACCGATATCTACGCCAACGGATGGCCCGTTTAAAATCAGCACTTTGGGAGCGTTAGCCAACCATCGCGCGAGAAGGACACGCTGCTGATTGCCTCCTGACAGCGTCTTCACCGGAGCGAGCGGCGAATGAAGCGCGATCCCCAGCTTTTCGATCCAGCCGCGAACCGTCTGTCTGACTTGGCGGTTATCAATCATACCCAATCGGCCGGTCTGTTTATCAATGACGCTAACGATCAGATTGCGTTCAATGGATTGATTCAGGAACAGCCCTTCCGTTAAGCGGTCTTCCGGCACATAAGCGATATGATGTTTTTCTGCGGCCTGAACGGAATCGATTCGCACCGGTTTGCCTTCCAGATAGATTTGGCCGGAGGTTGCGGGACAAAGACCAAACAGGGACTCCGCGAATTCAGTCCTTCCGGAACCCAAGAGCCCGGTCAAGCCAACAATCTCACCCGGATAAATTTCCATTGATATGTTGTCAAAGCAGCCTTTGAGCGACAGTCGTTCGGTCCTTAGCAAAGGCGTGCCTGTTTGCTTTCGGAAATCGAAATAACTCTCGTCAATTTGACGACCGGTCATATGGAAAACCAGCTTCTCGCGGTCAAGCAGGCCTGCCTGGTCGGAGATGACATTCCTTCCGTTTCGCATTACCGTAATCCGCTCGGAGAGCGCAGACACTTCTTCAAGTTTATGGCTGACAAACAAGATGGATATGCCGTCTTGCTTTAATCCTTCAATCACATGAAATAAAGACCGTACTTCTTTCTGGGTAAGAGCTGTTGTCGGCTCATCCATCACGATTAGCTTGGCCTCCTGCATAAGCGCGCGCGAAATCGCAATCAGCTGCTTATCGGCTACGGACAGGTTTTCTGCTTTTTCGTTCAGATCGAGATCGACGCCGACTTTTTCAAGCGCCAGTTTCGCTGTTTGGCGCATTTTGTTCCAGCTGATCCATCTTCTTCGCTGCGCCAATTCGCCATTCAGAGCGATGTTCTCCGCAACCGTCAGATTGGGGAAAATCGAAAAATCCTGATAAATGACCTGGATGCCGGCATGGATCGCATCAATGGGAGTAAGATGGGGGCGCAATTCCCCATCGATATAGATCTCGCCGCTGTCCGGCGCATACACGCCGGACAGGACTTTGATCAATGTGGATTTCCCGCAGCCGTTTTCCCCGGCCAAACAATGGATCTCGCCGCGTTCGATGCGCAAGGACACGTCCTTTAAAGCTTGAACGCCGGCAAAAGATTTGCTGATTTGACTCAGCTCAATGAGGGCTTGAGGCATGATGGGGTCATCCTTTCCTTAGAAATCATAATCTTTCACGTTATCTTTGGTCACGCCAACCCATGCGCTGCCGTACAGATATTTGCCGTCCACGACTTTTAATTTCTCATATCCGGGAACACCCAGATTGTATCCATCCTTAATTTCCCCTGATTTGCCTTCAAGCACCTTCACAGCCAGCGTGTTCATCGCTTTCGCCGCTTCCGCCGGATCCCAAAAGCCGATCATGGACATCGCGCCGCTTTCCAAATATTTTTGCGATACGGAAGGCACGCTTGTTCCGACGACATGGATTTTCCCGATGAGACCCGATTCTTCGACGGCCAAAGCCG
Encoded proteins:
- a CDS encoding ABC transporter permease; its protein translation is MSNNALKRTEPDLSHHDLSFSFSRFLKSDGNLTRLFIIMVFVFIMMSILSPHTFLSIDSFSSMAFQFPEIGILALAMMLTMISGGIDLSIVGTANLTSILAAMVMVKFIPPDASAGISILWTMLAVIVSMVTGMICGLLNGFAVGKIGIPPILVTLGSMQLYMGLAVVLTKGQAITGLPAAFSGIGNGSLAGIPVPLILFAVCIALMYILLNRRPYGIKLQLLGTNRTASRYSGINNTNVLLKTYAISGLLAAIAGLVIIAHTNSAKADYGTSYILQAILIAVMGGVNPNGGFGKIAGIVMAVLTLQFLSSGLNALHVGNFFKDFIWGIVLILVMVINVLSPKIKWGRRRHRIT
- a CDS encoding ABC transporter permease, giving the protein MRKRFKTTEFYVAIIILILFTVIGSQNGAFFSSANMFDLIRSSIVPGIFVICTMMVIISGGIDVSFPAIATFSMFTATKILMLLHFEGPVVVPFILAGLIGLCLGLINGLLIAFFKLPTLIVTLGTSSIFSGFLLTFVGSRQISNLPKPLEEFGKMQFIKFTDSDGIVIGLPMSVLITVAVVILVAVMMKYTMIGRGIYALGGDPVSAERIGFSLPFLQCFVYGFVGLLSGIAGMIQTTMMRSSNPVDLLGSELLIIAAVVLGGVRITGGHGTVLGALLGLLLIVTIQNSLILIGIPSYWQRFVIGALILVGTAIAAFQMKRSTAKQTSILI
- a CDS encoding sugar ABC transporter ATP-binding protein, whose translation is MPQALIELSQISKSFAGVQALKDVSLRIERGEIHCLAGENGCGKSTLIKVLSGVYAPDSGEIYIDGELRPHLTPIDAIHAGIQVIYQDFSIFPNLTVAENIALNGELAQRRRWISWNKMRQTAKLALEKVGVDLDLNEKAENLSVADKQLIAISRALMQEAKLIVMDEPTTALTQKEVRSLFHVIEGLKQDGISILFVSHKLEEVSALSERITVMRNGRNVISDQAGLLDREKLVFHMTGRQIDESYFDFRKQTGTPLLRTERLSLKGCFDNISMEIYPGEIVGLTGLLGSGRTEFAESLFGLCPATSGQIYLEGKPVRIDSVQAAEKHHIAYVPEDRLTEGLFLNQSIERNLIVSVIDKQTGRLGMIDNRQVRQTVRGWIEKLGIALHSPLAPVKTLSGGNQQRVLLARWLANAPKVLILNGPSVGVDIGSKEDIHQVIRELAQEGIGVLMISDDLPELKQNCSRVLVMKRGRLVGEAEGRSFTQEKWAEMHDKADSESGSTNPGPDHDRGNTA